The genomic window TACCACCTCATCCAATTAAACAATAACAGGGGCTGACTCTTTATTTTAGAGTCAGCTTTTTTACAGTGAGATACCATAATATGTAAGATTTTTTACAATATTTTTAAAACTCAGCCTCTATGATTGAAAAAAGGATCATGTTTATTAGAATGATTATGTACGCAAATAAGACAATCACTGCAGTTCGACTTTGTAAAAAACATGAAAAGGTATATTAATTTTAACAAAGGACAGAGAGGACAACGCTATGGAATCATTGCCGATATTACCTACCATAAGTACTTTGTTTATTGTATTAAGTGCAGTTGCGATTGCAATAGGGTGGATTCAAATTAAGCAGAGGAGAATTGAAGCTCATAAGAAAACAATGTTTTTGGCAGCTGTATTTGCTCTTCTCTTTTTTCTGATTTATGCTGCAAGAACAATCTTCATCGGAAATACTGCTTTCGGCGGGCCGGAGGACATTAAAATCTACTATACATTGTTCCTCATTTTTCATATTATTTTGGCAACAGCAGGAGCTGTATTTGGAATTGTAACCCTTCTGACAGGCTATAACAACAAATTAGCTAAGCACAGAAAACTAGGACCTGTAACAAGCATTATTTGGTTTTTTACGGCCATAACGGGAGTAGCGGTTTACTTATTGCTTTACGTTATTTACAGAGGCGGGGAAACGACCTCAGTGATTAAAGCAATTCTGGGATTCTAATTAAGTTGGAATGGCGGGATATGAATAGACCCGCCATTCTTAGATTAAATTTTAAAATTAAGTTTGATAATCCCTGCTTCTCTTGCGGAATTAAACGCAATAAGCAAAAGAGGTCCAATAAACAATCCAAGGACGCCCAGCAGTTTTAATCCCAAATACATAGCAATTAATGTAGCTAATGGTGATAAGCTGATTTGGCTGCCCATAACCTTTGGTTCTAAAGTACGTCTGATGATCAGCAAAATCACTGCAAGTACAGCCAGTTTCATACCAAGTGCAACATTATCAGTTAGAATATGAAATAGTGCCCATGGCCCGAGAACGGTTATGGAACCGATAACCGGGATGAAATCAATCAACCAAATAATGAGTGCCATGATGAGTGCAATTTTAGGTGTAATCATCATTAAACCGAGAAGAGAGATAATAAAAACGATCACACTTACGAGAAACTGGGCTTTCAGAAATCCGAAAACAACGTAGGAAAGGCGAGATGTCATAAAATGAACTTTATCGGCAGTTTTTTCTGTTAAATGATTATTGATTCCTTCACGCAACCGCGGCAAATCGATCAGAAAGAGAAAAAGTGCAACTAAGTATACTAGAAAACTGATAAAAAAGTTCGGAATATTCGCAAGAAATGTCTTTATATTATTGATATTTACATATGCCAAGAGGTCGTTTTTTAGGTTGTTTAAAAAATTCTGAACTCTCTTGCTGGTTTCATTCACAAATTCACTTGGAAGATCTTGCGCAGCATTTATAATGTTTGCTTCAACTCTGAGCCATGCTTTAGATATTTCATTTACATAAAACGGAGCATTTTCTGCAATTTTTATAGCTTCGGTAATTACTTTTGTGGTAATAAAATATCCGATCATGCCTAGAAAAAGAAGAAATAGAAAAAACACAACAATAACCGAAAAGCGGCGGTTTAACCTTAAGCGTATTTGAAAAAGCCTTACTAGCGGTTCTAATAACAATGCGGTTATCAATGCTGTGATAAGCGGTACTGATACTGGCATGATGAAATAAAAAAAGATGATAGAAATTACGAGCCCTAGGATAATAAGCAAATTACGTTTCTTAAAAAATCCGGACAAGACAGAACTCCTTTCAGATCATGGTCTTCATTCAGGTCAAAATCATTTTTTATATCAATTAAATTATATTATGTATGTCATATTTAAAACAATTATCAACATTGGAAAAATGGATCAAAAAATATTTTTTTGGGAGAACGGATTTTGATGGAAAACTGCTACAGCTCAGAATAAGAAAAACCGGGGAAAGATACCCGGTTTTTCTTATTGTTTAGCGAATTTTTCAATTTCGACTTTTACACCTGCAAGAATTTTTTCACATTGACTTACAAGTGTTTTAGGGAAATTTTCGCCTTCTCCGTATTCTACACCATGAGGATAATAATATTTGCCAAGTAGCGGTGTCATTAGTTGGATCGTTGCTTTATGGGTGTCTACGTCCCCTTCAACAGCAAAACCAAATACTCGAAGGTAGAAAGTGCCTTCTTTAAGCTCAAATTTGCGGTCATATGTAACACGTTCATAATCCCACTGGCCTTCGCGCACAAAATTGAAATTTGACATAACATCATCTAAATAGTTTAAATCTGCTTTTAAACCTTCTAAGCCAGTATTTTCAAATTTCATGAATGTCCCTCCTAGAAAACAATCCGTCAATAACGAATATTTAAACAACATTATCTCAAATTTAATAATAGTAGAAAATTGAAGAAGTTGCAATGAATACATAACATAAAAGATAACATAGTTCTTTCACAAATAGAGAGCGACCCCGATAAAAGCAAAAAATGGAAAGTATAAAACTGAATTGATTAAAAACATGACAACGAAGTGTCAGAAATAAGCAATAAAAAGTAAACGAGTATATTGCGCATAATTTTTTCTACATATAGAAATGCTAAATGAGTGTAAAGCAACTATAAAAAGAATAAAGGAGGAAAACAGATGGAAAAAATACGCGATTTGATGACAACCGATGTTGAAACTTGTTCTTTGTTAGATAATGTTTATGAAGTGGCTGTAAAAATGAAAGATTTGAATGTGGGAGCAATTCCGGTTGTGGATAATGGAAAGCTAGTTGGTATGATTACAGACCGTGATATCGTCGTAAGATGTATTGCGGAAAAAAATCCGCCATCATCAAAAGTAGAAGACGTTATGAGCAGGCAATTGGTGACTGTTACTCCGGAATCTTCTACAAGAGAAGCGGCACAGCTCATGGCAAAAAATCAAATTCGCCGTTTGCCAGTTGTTGAAGGAGATAAACTTGCAGGGATCGTTTCACTCGGAGATTTTGCTGTCAGACAATTAACAGATGACCAAGCTAAAGAAGCTCTCTCTGAAATATCTGAACAACACGGCCAACAGCCTCATTAAGAAAAAGGCACCTTAAGGTGTCTTTTTCTTTCTTTTAAAATATAATGCCATTATTCCAATGAATTCACAATCGTTCTATGAAAAATAAAAATTATACATGATATAATATTTCTAGATGTTCAACATAAATAGCTTATATAGATGGAGAAATTATGGAAAGGAGGTATACTTCTGCGCATTTTATTTCGTATCTTAATTTTAGTATCCATGTTTCTGATTTTCAATATTTATTTTGAGTTTTCGAAAGAAGAAGGCAATGAAGGATTGGTTAATAAAGGCAAAATATCTCCGAATTTAGTTTCTCCCAATTTTCAAACTGAAGGAGATGAGAAAAACTCTCCAGCGTTAAAATCTCCAAAAGAGGGCCTTTTAACATTGATAGGAAAAGATGCTGAATCATTAAAGACAGTTCTTGGGGAACCTAACAGGATTGACCCATCATATTATGATTATGAATGGTGGATTTACAACAAAAATCCAAATAAATATGTTCAGGCCGGCGTTGAAAACGGTAAAGTGGTTACGATCTATGCCATTGGTTCCGAAACGAATGTAGCTCCCTTTACGATCGGGCAGCCAATTGAACAAATTCATAATTCCGTATTAATTGAACCGAGTGTAAACTTGGAATATGAAAATAATTCTTACCGATTTGAACTTTCTGAAGAGGATATTAATACACGGCCGCTTGTTCAAATTGGCGGGCATTTTGCAGAGCTTTATATTGATCGATTTACAGGTATCCTTTCAAGTGTTAGATTTTTGGACGCTAAGACATTGATTAAGCACCGTCCATATGAACTTGTATACCGAGGCAAATTAATTGAGTCAAGTCCTGATGATGGAATGGAAAAAATAGAGCGGGGAATGGAACAACAAATATTTGATATTACTAATATCATTCGTTTAAGGTATGACTTGAACACATTGAAATG from Bacillus methanolicus includes these protein-coding regions:
- a CDS encoding CAP domain-containing protein — encoded protein: MEKLWKGGILLRILFRILILVSMFLIFNIYFEFSKEEGNEGLVNKGKISPNLVSPNFQTEGDEKNSPALKSPKEGLLTLIGKDAESLKTVLGEPNRIDPSYYDYEWWIYNKNPNKYVQAGVENGKVVTIYAIGSETNVAPFTIGQPIEQIHNSVLIEPSVNLEYENNSYRFELSEEDINTRPLVQIGGHFAELYIDRFTGILSSVRFLDAKTLIKHRPYELVYRGKLIESSPDDGMEKIERGMEQQIFDITNIIRLRYDLNTLKWDEKTAEVAYSHSKDMYESGEFSHTSEKYGDLSNRLKAADVFYQLAGENIAANYVDGPAVVEGWLNSKDHRETLLNSEFTHLGVGVYQKHYTQNFIQVWKK
- a CDS encoding DUF420 domain-containing protein is translated as MESLPILPTISTLFIVLSAVAIAIGWIQIKQRRIEAHKKTMFLAAVFALLFFLIYAARTIFIGNTAFGGPEDIKIYYTLFLIFHIILATAGAVFGIVTLLTGYNNKLAKHRKLGPVTSIIWFFTAITGVAVYLLLYVIYRGGETTSVIKAILGF
- the ytvI gene encoding sporulation integral membrane protein YtvI; translation: MSGFFKKRNLLIILGLVISIIFFYFIMPVSVPLITALITALLLEPLVRLFQIRLRLNRRFSVIVVFFLFLLFLGMIGYFITTKVITEAIKIAENAPFYVNEISKAWLRVEANIINAAQDLPSEFVNETSKRVQNFLNNLKNDLLAYVNINNIKTFLANIPNFFISFLVYLVALFLFLIDLPRLREGINNHLTEKTADKVHFMTSRLSYVVFGFLKAQFLVSVIVFIISLLGLMMITPKIALIMALIIWLIDFIPVIGSITVLGPWALFHILTDNVALGMKLAVLAVILLIIRRTLEPKVMGSQISLSPLATLIAMYLGLKLLGVLGLFIGPLLLIAFNSAREAGIIKLNFKI
- a CDS encoding CBS domain-containing protein, producing MEKIRDLMTTDVETCSLLDNVYEVAVKMKDLNVGAIPVVDNGKLVGMITDRDIVVRCIAEKNPPSSKVEDVMSRQLVTVTPESSTREAAQLMAKNQIRRLPVVEGDKLAGIVSLGDFAVRQLTDDQAKEALSEISEQHGQQPH
- a CDS encoding YugN family protein, whose protein sequence is MKFENTGLEGLKADLNYLDDVMSNFNFVREGQWDYERVTYDRKFELKEGTFYLRVFGFAVEGDVDTHKATIQLMTPLLGKYYYPHGVEYGEGENFPKTLVSQCEKILAGVKVEIEKFAKQ